In Aristaeella hokkaidonensis, the following are encoded in one genomic region:
- a CDS encoding AAA family ATPase produces the protein MSETNESLIPKWHRELELFSGIKPLLILEGNVLDQYRYPLKGSVEQDEIIPLSRYLHTFFSDNGYDQVVFYSNLVGFMSPYDPSMLNRFAAATGTTIKDGAIQAEFKGNGADTAPNVIRRAMFQRKAATVTVLEMASHYITTPERMDQQDVNSFNILMQSALSASWVRTTQGKKQNLLILLVNKLNDLPAWFYLNNPVCKILRLEAPDREERKRMMTGNNFAGFFSGTVYRRDLPYYTEHPDELERIKERFVGLTEGMTFTELDEMRLLCKKEEIPIKDLCTVVDLYKYGIKENPWSRLNMESLKTAKQDFEKRIKGQDTALERTLDVVKRAVTGMNGVNSSSAGKPKGVLFFAGPTGTGKTETAKALAEKLFGDESTCIRFDMSEYGQSHSDQKLMGAPPGYVGYEAGGQLTNAVKKNPFCILLFDEIEKAHSSILDKFLQILEDGRMTDGQGNTVYFSETIIIFTSNLGIYVKDAFGNREPNVTMDMPYPEVQTKVRSAIEDYFKLELGRPEILNRIGENIVVFDYIRRDAAELILKAQVNKIISRLREQKNICIRIEDFAYASLQEAATFDLSNGGRGIGNQVESLLINPLSRWLFDNGVSGDADIVIEGFNTTANPPSVICRREEAAEK, from the coding sequence ATGAGCGAAACAAACGAATCTTTGATTCCGAAATGGCACAGGGAACTGGAACTGTTCAGCGGGATCAAGCCCCTGCTGATCCTGGAAGGCAATGTGCTGGATCAGTACCGCTATCCGCTGAAAGGCTCTGTGGAGCAGGATGAAATCATCCCGCTGAGCCGGTATCTGCACACTTTCTTCTCAGACAACGGATATGACCAGGTAGTGTTCTACAGCAACCTGGTCGGTTTTATGAGTCCCTATGATCCTTCCATGCTGAACCGTTTCGCCGCGGCCACGGGAACGACCATCAAGGACGGCGCAATCCAGGCGGAATTCAAGGGCAACGGTGCGGACACCGCGCCCAACGTGATCCGCCGGGCCATGTTCCAGCGCAAGGCTGCCACGGTTACTGTGCTGGAAATGGCCAGCCATTACATCACCACACCCGAGCGTATGGACCAGCAGGATGTGAACAGCTTCAATATCCTGATGCAGAGCGCTCTGAGCGCTTCCTGGGTCCGGACGACACAGGGGAAGAAGCAGAACCTGCTGATCCTGCTGGTGAACAAGCTGAACGACCTGCCGGCCTGGTTCTACCTGAACAACCCGGTCTGCAAGATTCTCCGGCTGGAAGCCCCGGACCGGGAGGAACGGAAGCGGATGATGACCGGCAACAACTTTGCCGGGTTCTTCTCCGGCACTGTCTACCGCCGGGATCTGCCGTACTATACCGAGCATCCGGACGAACTGGAACGGATCAAGGAGCGCTTCGTCGGCCTGACCGAAGGCATGACCTTTACTGAACTGGACGAGATGCGGCTGCTGTGCAAGAAGGAAGAGATTCCGATCAAGGATCTGTGCACAGTGGTGGATCTGTATAAATACGGCATCAAGGAGAATCCCTGGAGCCGCCTGAACATGGAAAGCCTGAAGACGGCCAAACAGGACTTTGAAAAGCGGATTAAGGGACAGGATACCGCCCTGGAGCGGACGCTGGACGTGGTCAAGCGTGCCGTGACCGGCATGAACGGCGTCAATTCCTCTTCCGCCGGCAAGCCCAAGGGCGTACTGTTCTTCGCCGGACCCACCGGTACCGGTAAGACAGAAACCGCCAAGGCCCTGGCAGAAAAGCTGTTCGGCGATGAAAGCACCTGCATCCGCTTTGACATGAGTGAATACGGCCAGAGCCATTCTGACCAGAAACTGATGGGTGCACCTCCCGGATATGTGGGATATGAAGCCGGCGGTCAGCTGACCAACGCGGTGAAAAAGAATCCCTTCTGTATCCTGCTGTTTGACGAAATTGAAAAGGCCCATTCCTCCATCCTGGACAAGTTCCTGCAGATCCTGGAAGACGGCCGGATGACCGATGGACAGGGGAATACGGTCTATTTCTCCGAGACGATCATCATCTTCACCAGTAACCTGGGTATCTACGTCAAGGACGCTTTCGGCAACCGGGAGCCCAATGTGACCATGGATATGCCTTATCCGGAAGTACAGACCAAGGTCCGTTCCGCCATTGAGGACTACTTCAAGCTGGAACTGGGACGGCCTGAAATCCTGAACCGTATCGGCGAAAACATTGTGGTGTTTGACTACATCCGCAGGGACGCTGCCGAACTGATCCTGAAGGCCCAGGTGAACAAGATCATCAGCCGGCTGCGGGAGCAGAAGAATATCTGCATCCGGATCGAAGACTTCGCCTATGCGAGCCTGCAGGAAGCCGCCACCTTTGACCTGTCCAACGGCGGCCGCGGTATCGGCAACCAGGTGGAAAGCCTCCTGATCAACCCGCTGAGCCGCTGGCTGTTTGACAACGGAGTTTCCGGAGACGCGGACATCGTAATCGAAGGCTTCAACACGACGGCCAATCCGCCGAGCGTGATCTGCCGCAGGGAGGAGGCCGCTGAAAAATGA
- a CDS encoding CapA family protein has translation MRTTCVRTFISLILVLSVLLSAGIASAEKTITITFTGDVTLGGVANEQGRPDSFDNAVKDKGYDYFFSNFREMFEQDDLTVINLEGPLTDSGANKSSKLHVFRGNTEYAKILAQSSIEAASLSNNHVGDYGKQGEANTKKALENNNIKWFQDYTYYLYEKDGVRIAFFALQNSVLYTQRAKFLKKIAEAREVDKANAVIVCWHTGTEYKRYHDEDTERKVTGLIKDAGVDLIIINHPHVAQGMGVINNRSVFYSLGNFVFGGNRNIRTGKVPKDPLAISLYGLVVQAKLTFSNENQYLGQQMTAYPVFTTSSNPDYQPEGELTQKLLFPNDYHPMRLTMKQAQAVYEIMKQDTSIELPPMTEKDGKTEIVFPYLPSFDGVMIPENDDTVDKAGAPGAPSAKPTREKKNSTGK, from the coding sequence ATGCGCACGACCTGTGTTAGGACCTTTATTTCGCTGATTCTGGTACTGTCCGTATTGCTTTCTGCGGGTATTGCATCCGCGGAAAAAACCATTACGATCACTTTCACAGGTGACGTGACGCTGGGCGGAGTGGCGAACGAGCAGGGCAGGCCGGACAGCTTTGACAACGCGGTGAAAGATAAGGGGTATGATTACTTTTTCTCGAATTTCCGGGAAATGTTTGAGCAGGACGACCTGACAGTAATCAACCTGGAAGGCCCGCTGACGGACAGCGGGGCAAACAAGTCCAGCAAACTGCACGTTTTCCGCGGCAATACAGAATATGCAAAGATCCTGGCACAGAGCAGCATTGAAGCGGCGTCCCTGTCCAACAATCACGTGGGTGATTACGGCAAACAAGGGGAGGCCAATACCAAGAAGGCGCTGGAAAACAACAATATCAAGTGGTTCCAGGATTATACCTATTACCTGTATGAAAAGGACGGAGTGCGCATTGCGTTCTTCGCCCTTCAGAATTCCGTACTCTATACACAGCGGGCGAAGTTCCTGAAGAAGATCGCCGAGGCCCGGGAAGTGGATAAAGCGAACGCCGTTATTGTCTGCTGGCATACGGGCACGGAGTACAAGCGTTACCATGACGAAGATACAGAGCGGAAGGTCACCGGGCTGATCAAGGACGCGGGTGTTGATCTGATCATCATCAATCATCCCCACGTTGCCCAGGGCATGGGTGTGATCAACAACCGGAGCGTGTTCTATTCGCTGGGTAATTTCGTGTTCGGCGGCAACCGGAACATCCGGACCGGCAAAGTGCCGAAGGATCCGCTGGCCATTTCACTGTATGGATTGGTGGTTCAGGCAAAACTGACCTTCAGCAACGAAAACCAGTACCTGGGCCAGCAGATGACGGCTTACCCGGTGTTTACCACCAGTTCGAACCCGGATTACCAGCCGGAGGGCGAACTGACCCAGAAGCTGCTGTTTCCCAACGACTACCATCCCATGCGCCTGACGATGAAGCAGGCACAGGCAGTCTACGAAATCATGAAGCAGGATACGTCCATCGAGCTTCCGCCGATGACGGAGAAGGACGGCAAAACAGAGATTGTTTTCCCGTACCTGCCTTCCTTTGACGGCGTTATGATTCCGGAAAACGATGATACAGTCGACAAGGCCGGGGCGCCGGGAGCACCGAGCGCAAAACCGACCAGAGAGAAAAAGAACAGTACAGGCAAGTAA
- a CDS encoding polyphosphate polymerase domain-containing protein: protein MNTLPLRHELKYFINERQYFVLSGILDGILNRDPNGDEYNEYHIRSLYFDTVFNNAFVDKISGVQNRDKYRIRIYNFTDKVIKLECKTKVGSLISKRSITIPKLLCEQLMAGDPTGLETTRSGLLNDVFREMTVNLLRPVVLVDYVREAYLHPAEEVRITFDKQLRTGLWSKDLFNPYVPTVPPFDENLMILEVKYNKSLPSYIRDILNTYCQGALPSAISKYTWCRRFEFPGEE, encoded by the coding sequence ATGAATACACTTCCGCTTCGGCATGAGTTGAAGTACTTTATCAATGAGCGGCAGTATTTTGTGCTGTCCGGCATTCTGGACGGGATTCTGAACCGCGATCCCAACGGAGACGAATATAACGAATATCATATCCGCTCCCTGTACTTTGACACGGTGTTCAATAACGCGTTTGTCGACAAGATCAGCGGCGTGCAGAACCGTGACAAATACCGGATCCGGATTTACAACTTCACTGATAAGGTGATCAAGCTGGAATGCAAGACGAAAGTCGGCAGCCTGATTTCCAAACGAAGTATTACCATTCCGAAGCTCCTGTGCGAGCAGCTGATGGCCGGAGACCCGACCGGGCTGGAAACCACACGCAGCGGCCTGCTGAACGACGTGTTCCGGGAAATGACCGTGAACCTGCTGCGGCCGGTGGTACTGGTGGACTACGTCCGGGAAGCTTATCTCCATCCTGCGGAAGAGGTGCGGATCACCTTTGACAAGCAGCTGCGGACAGGACTCTGGAGCAAGGATCTTTTCAATCCCTATGTACCGACAGTTCCTCCCTTTGATGAGAACCTGATGATCCTGGAAGTCAAGTATAACAAGAGCCTGCCTTCCTATATCCGCGATATCCTGAATACCTATTGCCAGGGTGCCCTGCCGAGCGCAATCAGTAAATATACCTGGTGCCGCCGGTTTGAGTTCCCCGGGGAGGAATAA
- a CDS encoding DUF4956 domain-containing protein, producing MFISTAYAAGVKSILKNDASLSDYFLSQFENLTPWKIIIGLVMGCIVGLIIAFVYKRCYRGVLYSPTFAMTLMMLTLITTPVVMCIKSDIALSMGMVGALSIVRFRTAVKDPMDTAYMFWSLTMGILLGAELYVHALAVVLGISVILIAMTFIRFRNPNSYLLVVHYDDYAEQEITQLLRRTVRQRKLRSKTVTRSGAEMTVEVRLDSKQDLVSAVLNIEGVHDATLVACQVEAGT from the coding sequence ATGTTTATCTCAACTGCCTATGCCGCGGGAGTCAAATCAATCCTGAAGAATGATGCCAGCCTGAGCGATTATTTTCTCAGCCAGTTTGAGAATCTGACGCCCTGGAAGATCATCATCGGCCTGGTGATGGGCTGCATCGTCGGCCTGATCATTGCTTTCGTGTATAAACGCTGCTACCGCGGCGTGCTGTACAGCCCGACCTTCGCCATGACGCTGATGATGCTGACGCTGATTACCACGCCCGTGGTTATGTGTATCAAGAGCGATATCGCGCTGAGCATGGGTATGGTGGGTGCCCTCAGTATTGTGCGTTTCCGTACTGCAGTGAAGGATCCCATGGACACGGCCTACATGTTCTGGTCGCTGACAATGGGTATATTGCTGGGAGCGGAACTGTATGTACACGCCCTGGCGGTTGTGCTGGGCATCAGCGTGATCCTGATCGCCATGACCTTCATCCGCTTCCGCAATCCGAACTCCTATCTGCTGGTGGTTCACTATGACGACTATGCCGAGCAGGAAATCACCCAGCTGCTTCGTCGCACTGTCCGTCAGCGGAAGCTGCGCAGCAAGACCGTGACCCGTTCCGGTGCGGAAATGACCGTGGAAGTCCGCCTGGACAGCAAGCAGGACCTGGTCAGCGCTGTGCTGAACATCGAAGGTGTGCATGACGCAACCCTGGTGGCATGCCAGGTGGAAGCAGGCACCTGA